The following is a genomic window from Terriglobia bacterium.
GGCGGAACTGGCGAAGCGACGGGGAGCGAAGAAGGCCATCATGCTGCCGGTGAGCGCGCCCTTTCATTCCGCGCTCATGCAACCAGCGCAAGACCGCCTGGCGCCTGACCTGAAGACATTGAAGTTCCTGCATATGAGCGTGCCGGTCGTCACCAACATTGACGCCGAAGTTGTATCCGATCCGGAGAAGGCGCGCGACGCGCTCATCCGCCAGGTGTCCGGCGCGGTTCAGTGGGAGCGCTGCATGCGCGTGCTGATCGAACGTGGCATTTCGAAGTTTATCGAGGTCGGGCCGGGCAAAGTTCTGTGCGGCCTGATGCGCAAGATTGACCCGTCCAAGACCTGCGTGAACGTGGAAGACGAAACGTCGATGCAGAGAGTGGCATAGGCGCAACCACTCACTGGTGGAGCGGGTTTCGCCGTGCCTGAGCGGGCAAGCGGTTGCGCTGGTTCATGGGCCCGAGCCAGGATCTTTTGCCGTCAGCTACGCGCGCTTCTCGACACGGTACGGCTTGGCCGGTTGATAATCGCCCGGAACGGTGCGGGATGAAATGCTCAGACGGTTCCAGGCATTGATGGTAGCGACGGCGAGCGTCAGGTCCGACAATTCCTTCTCGCTGAAGTGCGGACGCACTGCTTCATAAACCTCATCTGGCACGTGGCCGTTGGCGATCAGCGTAACGGCCTCCGTCCATGTCAGAGCGGCGCGTTCACGATCGCTGTAGAACGGACATTCGCGCCAAGCGTCCAGCGAATACAACCGCTGTTCGTTTTCTCCGATCGTTCGCGAGTCCTTCCAATGCATGTCCAGACAGTAGGCGCAGCCGTTGATCTGCGACGCGCGCACGTAGATCAGATTAAGCAAGCGCTCTTCCAGTCCGCATTCGTGAAGATACTGTCCCAAACCGAGCATGGCTTTGACTGCTCCGGGGGCAGCTTTGGCATAGCTGAAACGCGCTTCCATAAATCCTCCTGTGGGTTGGCCCATAAATACTTGGATGACCGGATTGAACGGTACGCACGAACGGCGGCCATTTTTTTTCTTTGACTGTTTGGGGACGAGTGCTGGCAGTGAGAAACGACGGCACCAAGTAAATTGCCCCGAATCCTTCCCAGTAAGTCGCGAATCAAACTTGATCATTGGCCTGTAGGGCCTGGGGCGAGGAGACAGAGCATCTATTCCCGTTCCACAAGAAACGCCACTCCGTCGCTCGTTGTCGCGAATGAAGCATCGGTGCTGATTGCCAGCACTGCCTCATGGACTGCAAACACTTTTCTTCTGAGCAGGGAGAACTCATGGCGAAAAGAATGATCCTGATGTTGGGTGTGACGGCGTTACTGCTCGCGACCTTGGCTTTCGTAAAATTCAAGCAAGTTGGGTCGGCGGCGCATGCCGCCGCGTTTCAGCCGCCTCCGGAAGCGGTCACGAGCATTGTCGCGGGACGCCAGCAGTGGCCGGCAACAATGGGCGTGATCGGCACCATGGAGGCCGTGCGCGGGGTCACGGTCAGTGCGGACCTTCCCGGCGTCGTCGAGCGAATCTTGTTTGACTCGGGGCAGCCGGTCCGCGCAGGAGACGTGCTGGTCGAGCTCGATACCCGGCAAGAGCGAGCCCAACTGGCTTCGCTGGAGGCACAGCGCGACTTGGCGCGTGTGAACTATGGCCGGATGCAGCAATTGGTGAATGCGGGCGTGATCTCTCGGATGGAGTACGACCAGGCGACGGCTCAGCAAAAGGCCACCGAAGCAAATGTGGCGGAGGTCCGTGCCACGATTGAGCGAAAAACCATCCGCGCCCCCTTTACCGGAATCCTGGGCATCCGCAAAGTCAACCTCGGGCAGTACCTTGCAGCCGGCAGCGCGGTGGTGCCGCTGCAGTCCTTCAACCCGATTTATGTGGACTTCGGCGTACCCCAGCAGGCAGCCGGACAAGTGAGAGTCGGCGGCAACTTGCGCGTCGTCTCGGAAGATCTCGCGGGCCACGTGTTCACGGGCCGCGTCACGGCTCTCGATTCGGTGGTGGACGAAACGACCCGAAATGTTCAAGTGCAAGCGACGCTCTCCAATCCGGAAGGAAAATTGCGCCCCGGCATGTTCGTTCAGGTGGATGTGGGCCTGGGAGCAAGCCGCACGGTGATTACACTGCCGGCATCCGCGATCAGTTACGCCCCGTATGGCGACTCGGTCTTTATCATCACGGATCTCAAGGATCAGAACGGCAAAACCTACCGCGGCGTGCGCCAACAGTTCGTCAAACTGGAAGGGTCGCGCGGCGACCAGGTGGCGGTCGTTTCGGGCGTGAACCCTGGCGATGAAGTTGTGACCTCGGGCGTGTTCAAGCTGCGCAACGGCGCCGCCGTCCAAGTCAACAACAAAGTCCAGCCCGGAAACAATCCGGCTCCCAAGCCCGAGGACAGCTAAATGAAGTTCACGGACCTGTTCATCAAGCGGCCGGTCCTGGCGATCGTCGTCAACCTGGTTATCCTGATCGCCGGCCTGCAGGCGATCCGCTCGCTGAGCGTGCGTCAGTACCCGCGCAGCGACATCGCGGTGGTCCAAGTCTCGACGACGTATGTGGGGGCCAACGCGGACTTGGTACGCGGATTCATCACCACCCCGCTGGAGCGCGTGATTGCCAGTGCCGACGGCATCGACTACATGGAATCTTCGAGCGCTCAGGGCCTCAGCACGATCACCGTGCACCTGAAGCTCAACTACGACACCAACGCGGCGCTCACGCAGATTCAGGCCAAGGTAGCCCAGGTACGCAACGATCTGCCGCCTGAGGCCGAGGCGCCGGTAATCGATCTGCAAACGGCGGACAATCAGTTTGCTGCGATGTATTTAGACTTCTCGTCGGCCGAGCTCGATCAGAACCAGATTACCGACTATCTGACGCGCGTCGTACAACCCAAGCTGAGTGCCGTCAGCGGAGTGCAGCGCGCCGATATCCTCGGCGACCGTACTTTCGCGATGCGGATTTGGCTGAAGCCCGACAGAATGGCGGCACTCGGCATTGCGCCGTCCGCAGTCCACGACGCGTTGGCGCGGAACAACTACCTCTCCGCACTCGGCAGCACCAAGGGCTCGATGGTTTCGGTGAACCTGGTTGCCAACACCAACCTGAGCACGCCGGACGAATTCCGCCAACTAGTCGTGAAGCAGGACAAGGGAGTCATCGTTCGCTTGGGAGAGATCGCGGACGTTGTACTCGGCGCGGAGAATTACGATCAGGAAGTGCGCTTCAACGGGGAGACGGCGACCTTCATGGGAGTTTGGGTGCTTCCGACCGCCAACTCGCTGGAAGTGATCAAGCACGTGCGAGAGGCGATTCCCGGCATTCAGGCGCAGTTACCTACGGGGATGAAGGTTGGCATCCCGTACGACTCGACCGCGTATATCCAGGACGCCATCAACGAGGTGCTCCGGACGCTCACCGAGACCCTGGTGATTGTCATTGTGGTGATTTTTCTCTTCCTGGGGTCGTTCCGTTCCGTGCTCATCCCGGTCGTCGCCATCCCGATTTCATTGATTGGCGCCGTGTTCCTGATGCTCGCGGCCGGCTTCACCATTAATCTGTTGACCCTGCTTGCCATCGTGCTCTCGGTGGGCCTCGTGGTGGATGACGCGATCGTGATGGTGGAGAACGTCGAGCGGCACATTCACTTGGGTAGTCCTCCGTCACGGGCCGCCCTCGAAGCCGCCCGCGAGTTAGTGGGCCCGATCATCTCGATGACCATCACGCTGGCCGCGGTGTATGCGCCCATCGGGATTCAAGGCGGCCTGACCGGAGCGCTGTTCCGCGAGTTCGCGTTTACTCTCGCGGGGGCCGTCATCGTATCTGGAATCGTTGCGCTGACGCTTTCCCCAATGATGGGATCGAAGTTGCTGCGCGCGGGCGCCAGCGAGCGCGGCTTCGCCGGCATGATCAATCGCCACTTCGAGCGCGTGCGCCAGTTGTACACGCGAAACCTGGCCGGGACGCTCCGCTACCAGCCAGTGATTCTCACGCTATGGGCGATCGTGGTCCTGCTGATGATTCCGTTCTACATGTTCTCGCAGCGGGAACTGGCGCCAGCCGAGGATCAGGGGGTAGTCTTCGGGGTCATCCAGGCTTCGCCGAACTCGACGATCGATCAGACGAACCTGTATACGAAGCAATTGTACGACGTCTATCGCGCTTTCCCGGAGAGTCAAAGCATCTTTCAGATCACGTCGCCGACGGGCGGCTTCGGCGGCATGGTGACGAAACCGTGGAGCGAAAGAAAAAAGACGGCGCAACAACTGTTGCTGGAATCCACCGGGCCGCTGTCGAAGATCGCGGGCATCCGAGTGATCCCGCTAACTCCGCCCTCATTGCCTGGTGGCGGAAATTTCCCGGTTGATTTCGTGATTGCCTCGCCGGCCGAGCCACAGCAACTTGTCGGCTTCGCCAAGCAACTTGTGGGCAAGGCCTTTGCCAGTGGCCTGTTTATCTACGCCGACTCTGACCTGAAGTTCGACCAGCCGCAGGCCGAAGTCGTATTCGACCGAGACAAGCTCCGATCCCAGGGGGTTGATCTAAGCCAGGCCGGCCAGGATCTTTCCACGCTCCTCGGCGGGAACTACGTCAACCGCTTCAGCATTCAGGGGCGGAGCTACAAGGTCATTCCGCAGGTCAAGCGCGCGGAACGATTGACGCCCGAACAACTCTCGCAAATCTACATAACCGGATCGCAGAACAAGCT
Proteins encoded in this region:
- a CDS encoding efflux RND transporter periplasmic adaptor subunit, whose amino-acid sequence is MAKRMILMLGVTALLLATLAFVKFKQVGSAAHAAAFQPPPEAVTSIVAGRQQWPATMGVIGTMEAVRGVTVSADLPGVVERILFDSGQPVRAGDVLVELDTRQERAQLASLEAQRDLARVNYGRMQQLVNAGVISRMEYDQATAQQKATEANVAEVRATIERKTIRAPFTGILGIRKVNLGQYLAAGSAVVPLQSFNPIYVDFGVPQQAAGQVRVGGNLRVVSEDLAGHVFTGRVTALDSVVDETTRNVQVQATLSNPEGKLRPGMFVQVDVGLGASRTVITLPASAISYAPYGDSVFIITDLKDQNGKTYRGVRQQFVKLEGSRGDQVAVVSGVNPGDEVVTSGVFKLRNGAAVQVNNKVQPGNNPAPKPEDS
- a CDS encoding carboxymuconolactone decarboxylase family protein, which translates into the protein MEARFSYAKAAPGAVKAMLGLGQYLHECGLEERLLNLIYVRASQINGCAYCLDMHWKDSRTIGENEQRLYSLDAWRECPFYSDRERAALTWTEAVTLIANGHVPDEVYEAVRPHFSEKELSDLTLAVATINAWNRLSISSRTVPGDYQPAKPYRVEKRA
- a CDS encoding efflux RND transporter permease subunit: MKFTDLFIKRPVLAIVVNLVILIAGLQAIRSLSVRQYPRSDIAVVQVSTTYVGANADLVRGFITTPLERVIASADGIDYMESSSAQGLSTITVHLKLNYDTNAALTQIQAKVAQVRNDLPPEAEAPVIDLQTADNQFAAMYLDFSSAELDQNQITDYLTRVVQPKLSAVSGVQRADILGDRTFAMRIWLKPDRMAALGIAPSAVHDALARNNYLSALGSTKGSMVSVNLVANTNLSTPDEFRQLVVKQDKGVIVRLGEIADVVLGAENYDQEVRFNGETATFMGVWVLPTANSLEVIKHVREAIPGIQAQLPTGMKVGIPYDSTAYIQDAINEVLRTLTETLVIVIVVIFLFLGSFRSVLIPVVAIPISLIGAVFLMLAAGFTINLLTLLAIVLSVGLVVDDAIVMVENVERHIHLGSPPSRAALEAARELVGPIISMTITLAAVYAPIGIQGGLTGALFREFAFTLAGAVIVSGIVALTLSPMMGSKLLRAGASERGFAGMINRHFERVRQLYTRNLAGTLRYQPVILTLWAIVVLLMIPFYMFSQRELAPAEDQGVVFGVIQASPNSTIDQTNLYTKQLYDVYRAFPESQSIFQITSPTGGFGGMVTKPWSERKKTAQQLLLESTGPLSKIAGIRVIPLTPPSLPGGGNFPVDFVIASPAEPQQLVGFAKQLVGKAFASGLFIYADSDLKFDQPQAEVVFDRDKLRSQGVDLSQAGQDLSTLLGGNYVNRFSIQGRSYKVIPQVKRAERLTPEQLSQIYITGSQNKLVPLSTFASLRTTTEPRELKKFQQLNAVRIQGVIPPGVPLDRALRVLEDEAKTILPQGFTVDYAGESRQLRVEGSKFLGTFLLSAILIYLVLAAQFESFRDPLIILAGSVPLALSGALLFSFLGLTTLNIYSEVGLITLVGLVSKNGILIVEFANQLQEKGSDKLAAIIEAAGTRLRPILMTTAATVLGHFPLVLARGPGAGARNSIGIMLVSGMIIGTSFTLFVVPSIYMLVAKTRVPTAEQDVDSETALSAPTDVAA